The following nucleotide sequence is from Phycisphaera sp..
CAGCTCGCGCGGCAGGAGCTTGTCCAGGACGACATCCTGCTGCGGATCAATCGCGCGAATCGCGCGATCGCGCGGTCGGTCGAGCCGGGGGTGGTCCACCTGATGGCGGCCAGCCGGTACCGGGCGGGCGCAGCCGGCTCGGGCTGGGTGTACGACGATGACGGGCACATCCTGACGAACGCGCACGTGGTTGGCGGGGCGGACCGCGTGAGCGTGCAGCTCTACACCGGGCGCGTGATGACCGCCGACGTGGTGGGCGTTGACGTGTTCACCGATATCGCGGTCTTGAAGGCCGAAGACGCGACGGGCATGATCGCCCTGCCGCGCGCGACCGACGAGATGCCCCAGCAGGGCGACCGGGTGTTCGCGTTCGGGTCGCCGTTCAACTTCAAGTTTTCGATGAGCGAGGGCATCGTGAGCGGGCTGGGGCGCGATCCCAACACCGGGGCGGCGGGCAGTGCGTTCACGAACTTCATCCAGACCGACGCGGCGGTGAACCCGGGCAACTCGGGCGGGCCGCTCATCGACGTGCGGGGGCGCGTGATCGGCATGAACGTGGCGATCGCCACGGGCAGGTCGGGCGACTCGCTGGCCAACCCGAGCGAGGGGCAGAGCGCGGGCATCAGCTTTGCGATCCCACTGCCGACGATCGAGTCGGTGGCCGACCAGCTCATCGAGACCGGTCACGTGGCACGCGGGCGGCTTGGCATCGCGTTCGGTGGGTTCGGTCGTTCGCGGGCCATCGTGGATGGTGACGACTTTGTGGGTATGGGCGTGCTGGTAGGCCAGGTGACCGACGGTGGCCCGGCCGAGCGCGCGGGCATCCTGGCCAATGACATCATCGAGAGCATCGGCGGGCAGGCCGTGCCGAACTCCCAGATCTTGCGGGCCGTGGTGAACACGATGCGGCCGGGCAAGGCACTGGACGTGCGAGTGTGGCGGCGCGGCGAGCCCATCGAGACCACCGTCGTGCTCGACGAGCTCGACGCCCTCAATGCGATCGGCGGGCCGACCGAGCAGATATTGGATGATTACCTCGGCCTGGACATCATGGTCGACAACGGCGGGCGTGTCTACGTCCAGCGGACGAAGGACGACTCGCTGGCCAAGCGGGCGGGGCTCCAGCCGGGGCAGCAGATCATGGCCGTCGGCGGTGTGACCGTCGACAGCTACGAGGACTTCCTGAATGCCATCGGTCGTTCACGCGTCTCGCTCGGCCGGACCACGACGTTTCTTGTGCAGCCCCGGGGCGACGAGGATACGCGCGAGATCACGATCCATCGGCGTCGCTAGTTCTTCGCGGCGATCCGGATGGTAACGTCTGTGCCGAAGGGTGGCGTGAGCTCGGGGTGGGCGATCCATTCGGGCGGCTGGATGAACGAGTCGGGGCTGATGGCCATCCGGAGCGCTACGAGTTCGGTGCCGAAGGTGTGCAGGCCGATGGTGAGGCCTTCGCTATCGGCGGCGTAGTCGCTTCCGTTTTCGATCAACGAGCCCGCGAAGACCCACTGGGGTGTTTCGCCGAGAGATTGTTCATCGAACGCCTCGCCCGTGTCGGCGTGGGTGATGTAGTGGGCGATCGGGTTGCCGGGGGCGGGCTGTTCCGCGATGCGGTAGGTGATGCGGACCGGATCACCCGTTGCCGGCGTCGCGATGGCGGATTGGCCGTCCCAGATGATCCCGGCGGGGGCTCCGGGTTCCAGGCCGATGGTGAGCAACGCGGCGTGGATGGTGCTGGGACGCACGCTGGTGACCATGAGGGCCTCGTGGTCCTTGCCGCTGGCGGGCGTGACGGCGATGCACTCAAGGTAGCGGATGAGGGTGTAGCCGGTGCGGTCTTGCTCGCGCACGTCGATGGGGACAAAGCCGTCGAGTTCGATCCAGCGTTCGGTGCGGTTGAGGCGGAGGCCTTGGGCGAGGGTGACGGTTTGCGATGGTTCGGGCGCTGGCGGTCGTTCGGTATCGCGCGCCACGGGGCCGGGCTCTGGCGGGGCGGGGTCAATCGGCTTGGGTGGGCTGCACGCGCCCAGGGTTAGCAGCGATCCAGCGATGCACCAGGTCAGCAAACTTGTCGCCGCGCTCTTCGTAATTTGTGAACTGGTCCCACGAGGCGCAGCCGGGGCTGAGCAGGACGGCGTGGTTCTCGCTGGCCTCCCCCACTGCTGCTCGGAACGCTTCATCAAGTGTACCATGGCGCGCGACCTTCCCGCCGGCCGTGAGTTTGCAGATGCCTGGGCCGGTCGCTCCGATGGTATGGAGCGAGCCGATGGTGCGCGATATGGCGGAGATGGGCGAGAGGTCGACGCCCTTGTCGGCCCCGCCGGCGATGAGGTGGATGTTGGTTTTTGGGATGCGATCGGCCAGGGCATCGACAGCGAGCGCCACGGCCTGGGGCGTGGTGCACTTGCTGTCGTTGTAGAACGAGACGCCAGCATGAGTAGCGACGAGTTGGAGGCGGTGCGGGAGGCCGGGGAAGTTTGTGATAGCGCGAATCATCGCTTCGCGGTCGTGCGGGATGCCGAGGCGTTCGAGTGTGGCGGTGGCGGCAGCAAGGGCCGTGGCGGCGTTGGCTTGGTTGTGCGAGCCGGGCAGCGCGAGGCGGGGCAGGTCATCGGTCGGGCGCACGCGGGTGGCGGTGGTGAGGTCGGGCCAGAGGTCGGTCAGGAGCAGGTCGCCCGGTTGCTGGTGGGCGGCGATGTGGCGTTTGCTCTGCTCGTAATGCTCGATGGTCTCGTGCCAGTCGAGGTGGTTGGGGGCGAGGTTGGTGACGACGGCGGTGCCCGGGGACCAGTTCGCTTGGCCGAGCCAGTGGAGCATGAAGCTGGAGAGTTCGAGGACGATGAAGTCGTTCGGCTGGATGTCGGCTTCGAGGAGCGAGCCGCCGATGTTACCTCCCAGGTGCACACGCTGGTCGGCGGCTTCGTGGGCGCGAGCGAGCATGGCGCTGGTCGTGCTCTTGCCGGCGGTGCCGGTGACGCCGATGATGCGGGTGCGATCGGGGAGGCGTTCGATGGCCAAGCCGATCTCGGTGGTGATAGGCACGCCGGCGTTCTGGGCTGCGTTGAGGTAGGCGTTGGTCCAGGGCTTCGCGACCGCGGGGCTGGCGACGACGAGGTCGGGGCTGGTGAAGTCGGCCTCGACGTGCTCGCCCACGCGGGTCTCGATGCCTTCGGGGAGTTCGGCTAACGGGCCGGCGAGCGTGTCAGCATCGGCCAGGTCGGTTACAAAAACTTTCGCGCCTTGGGTGTGCAACCACTTCGCCACGCCTAGCCCACCGCCAAAACGGCCAAGGCCCATGACGGTAATGCGCTGGCCGGTGAGGTCTCGCACTTAGCCGACCGCGACGGCTTCTTTGGCGGTTTCAACTTGCGCTCGGCAGTCGCCCATCACCAGGTCGAGCAGGCGCTGGGCGTGGGGGCCGGGCGTGCCGGTGCCCACGGGCTTGCCGTCGACGCTCAGGGCGCTGGTGACGATGCTGGTGGTGCCCACGAGCATGACCTCGTCGGCCCGCAGCAGCTCGTCGACGCCCACGGGGCGTTCGATGATGCCGGGATCGAGGGCGAGGCAGCGGGCCCGGGTGGCGCCCTCGAGGATGGAGGCGCTGTCGAGCGAGGGGGTGGCGAGTTTGCCGTCGACCGAGATGATGATATTGCTGGCGCAGGCCTCGGTCAGCAGGCCGTCCTTGTGCATGGCGACCTCCTGGGCGCCCTGGGCCTGGGCGTCGTAGGCGGCCAGCACGTTGCCCAGCAGGCTGATGCTCTTGAGGTGGCCGCGGTCCCAGCGGCGGTCTTGGACCAGCGCGAGGGTGGTCGTGGGCGGGTGGCGGTAGTGCGACATCTCGGGCTGGGGCGTGGCGAAGGCGAAGACGGTGGGCTCGCCCTGCTTGGCCATCGTTCGGGCTCGCACGGGCTCGCCGGGCGGCGGGCAGCCGCGGGTGACCTGGACGTACATGAAGGCGTCGGTGATGTCGTTGCGGCGGCAGAGGTCGAGGCAAATCTCGGGGAGGTGGCGGGCGTCCCAGTGCACCCGGCCCTCGGCCAGGCCGCCGGCCATGCGGCTGACGTGGCGGTCGGGGCAGATGACGGTGCTGTCGAAGACGCGGACGCCCTCGTAGACGCCGTCGCCGAAAAGGAAGCCGCGGTCGAAGACGCCGATGTGGGCTTCGTGGGCGGGGAGGAACTTGCCGTTGAGGTAGACGATCACGGGAGAGAGTATCGACGTTTCGGGGAAAGGCGAATCAGAGAACGTCAGGGGGATTGCCCGGCGCTACCAGATGCTGACCGGGTCGACGTCGACGGCCACGTGGGCATCGCTGACCAGGCCGTGCTCGGCGCGGATCTTGAGCAGGCCGTCGCGCAGGATGCCGGCGCTGGCGGCGTAGACCTCGAGGCCGACGCGGTACTCATCGTGGGCGCGTTCGAGGGGGGCGGGGGCGGGGCCTTCGACCCTGGCCTTGTCGCCGAAGGCGTCGTGCAGGCGCTGGGCGATGGCGTGGGCGCGGGCCTCGGCCTTGTCGTAGTGGCGGTCTCTCGCCACGATCCAGGCGGCGCGGGTGAAGGGGGGCAGGTGGGCGTGCTGCCTGACCTCGAGTTCGTCCTTGGCGAAGCGTTCGTAGTCGTGGGCTGCGGCGGCCTGGATGCTGGGCAGGTCGGGGCTGAGGGTCTGCACGATGACGCGGCCGGGCTTGGTGCCCCGGCCCGCGCGGCCGGCGACCTGGCTGACGAGCTGGAAGGTGCGCTCCTGGCAGCGCCAGTCGGCGATGCCCAGAGCAGTATCGGCGTCGACGACGCCGACCAATCTAATGTTTGGGAAGTCGAGGCCCTTGGCGATCATCTGGGTGCCCAATAAAACCTTGATCGACCCGTCGGCGATGCGGGTGAGCACGCCCTGGTAGTCGGCGGCGCGGTTCATGGTGTCGCCGTCCATGCGGGCGATCTCGGACTCGCGCAGGCCGATCATGTCAACCAATTCGTCTTCGAGGCGCTGCGTGCCGCGGCCGAGGAGGATGGTCTTCTTGGCGCACACCGGGCAACTCTTGGGCATCATCTGCTCGGCCAGGCAGTGGTGGCAGCGGACGAGCCCGCGGCGGCTCATGACGCCCTTGCGGTGGAAGACCATGGCGGCCGAGCAGGAGTCGCAGTTGAGCGTCCAGCCGCACATGGCGTCGGGGCAAGCGACGACGCGGGCGAAGCCGCGGCGGTTGAGGAGCATGACGGCCTGGCCGCCATCGTCGAGAGTCTGCCTGAGCGCGATTTCTAAAGTTGGGCCCAGCAACTCCATACGGTGGCCACGCTGCCTGCTCGCTTTACGCTCCTCGGCGAGATCGACGACCTCGACCATGGGCAGGCCGGCCGAGCCGGGGGCGCGTGTTGGCATGCGCCAGAGTGTCGAGCGGTTGAGCTGCGCGTTGCGCCAGCTCTCCAAGCTCGGGGTTGCCGAACCGAGGAGCACGGGGCAGCCCTCGATCTGGGCCCGCTTGATGGCGGCGTCGCGGCCGTGGTATCGCGGGGCCTGGTCCTGCTTGTAGTCGCTGGCGTGTTCTTCGTCGACGACAATGAGACCAACATTGGTGAGCGGTGCGAAGAGGGCGGATCGTGGGCCGACGACAACGCGGGCGAGGCCACGCGAGACGGCGTCCCAGGCGCGGTGGCGCTGGCCGGCGCTGAGGCCCGAGTGCAAGACCGCCACGCCGCGCTCGCCGAGTTGCGGCGCGAACCGTGCGATGAAGCGCGACGAGAGCTGGGGTGTGAGCGCGATCTCGGGGACGAGGACGATGCCGGATTTACCCGACGCCAGCACGCGGTCGAGCAGTTGCAGGTAGACCTCGGTCTTGCCGGAGCCGGTGACGCCGAAGAGGAGGTGGGTGGAGAACCCTTCCAATGGCACCCCGTCGATCACGGCTTCTTGTTCTTGTGTTGGTGTGGGCGCGGGGGTGGTATCGAGGGCCAGGGGCGTGGCGTCTTGCGTGCGCGCGACGACGTCGGTGAGGGTGATTTCTTCGAGCAGGCCCAGGGTCACGAGGCGGCGGATGGGGCTGGCGTTCTTGAGTCCGAGGCGGTGAACGAGGTCGCGTTCTTCGAGGGGCCAGGCGTCGGCGGGGATCTCGCCCAAGCCTACGAACGCCTTCTTGGTCGTGGGTGGGAGCTTCAATGAGCCCCCGGCGCGAGCGGGGGGAATGGCCGTCGGATCTCCCCCCTCGTCCTTCGGACGTTGGTGTCCCCTCGCTTGCGCGAGGGGCTCGTTGGGGGTGGGCTCGGATGGCCGCAGCGCCACACGCTCTTTCCGCCCCACCGCCTTCTTGACGGCCGCGGGCAGCATGGCGGCCAGGGTCATGCCCAGGGGGCAGGCGTAGTACTCGGCGATCCATCGTCCCAGTTCGAGCACGCCCTCGGGCAGCCTCGCGTCGCTCACCGCGAGCAGGCGGCGAACCTTGCTGGGGTCGAAGCCATCGAGCAGTTCGGCCCCGCCCACGCCGACGATGACGCCGCGGGTGGGCGTGCCACCCTTGCCGCCTCTGCCTAAGGGAGCCATGCACGCGCGGCCGACGAGCGCGTTGGCGGCTTCCTCGCTCTCGGCGGGCGGGGCGTAGGTCAGGGTCTTGCCGTCGATGGAACGCTCGAGGGCGACGGCGAGGAAGGGGCCGGCGGGGGTTGGGCGGTCGTCCTTGAAGAGGCCGGGTGCGGTCACCCGAGAGGGTATGGGCCGTCCCCCTAGGACTCGCACCCCGCGTCGAACGCGTCCTGGAACGCCAGGAAATCGAACAGCGTCAGCTCGCCGTCGCCATCGAAGTCGGCCTGGGGGTCGCCGTCCTGGAAGAGGTTGAAGAAGGCCAAAAAATCGAAGACCGTCAGCACGCCGTCCCCATCGAGGTCGGCCGGGCAGCCTCGCACACTCCGCCCGTACACCACGTAGGTCGAGCCTGCCCAGGAGCTCCCGCGCGGGCTCGCCCACGGTGCTCCGACGATCAGGTCGGCCATGCCATCTCCGTTGATGTCGCCCGCCGACGCGATGGACGTGCCGGCCTCATCGCGCTCCGACTCGCCATCGAGCCGCAAGCCGATCCGGCCATCGAGGCTCGCGAGCCCGATCGTTGCGGGGAATACGTCTCCGGCGGGTCCGTTGCGTCCGAACAGCACGAAGCCGGCACCGGGGGGTCTCGGGTCTCCCTCCCACGGGCCGGGCGCGCCGATGGCCAGGTCATCGATGCCGTCGCCGTTGAGGTCGCCCGCCAAGGCGACCGAGGTGCCGCTGCGATCGAACGCGTCGGCGCCGTCGATGCGGAATCCGTCCAAGCCATCGAGGGACGCGAGTTCGAGGTCGAGCGGGAACGCGTGGCCTGCTCTGCTGTCGCGGCCGAAGACCACGAAGCTCGCGCCCGCCGTGGCCAGGCCTCCGGCATCGGTGCTATACGCGCCGATGATCACGTCGTCGATGCCGTCGGCATTGACATCGCCAGCCCCGGCAACGGAATACCCGCTGCTCGTGCGGTAGTCGGCGTCGTTGAGGCGGAAGCCGTTGATGCCATCGAGGTCGGCCACGCTGAGCACGCTCGTGAATGCATGGCTCGCATCCTGGCCAAAGACCACGAACGTTGACCTGCTGTTGGATGCACCGATGATGACGTCGCCGACACCATCGGCGTTGAGGTCGCCAGCCGACGAAACGGCGAAGCCGGTGAAAGACAGCTCGGACACGCCGTTGATGCGGAACCCGTTGGAGCCGTCCAGCGACTCCAGGCCGAAGGCCGCGGGGAACGCGCCGGCGGTCTTGGTATCGCGGCCAAAGACGATGTAGGCCGACCCCGCGTCGGTAAAGCCGCCGATGTTCGTGAATGGCGCGCCAATGACCATGTCATCGATGCCGTCGCCGTTCACGTCGCCCGCCGCGGCGACGCTTCGGCCGACCGAGTCTGTAGGGCTTTCTCCGTCCATGCGAAAGCCATCGGTGCCGTCCAGCGATGCCAGATCGAGCCGTGCGGGGAACGCGGCCCCGGTCGCGAATTCCCTGCCAAAGACGACATAGCTCGAGCCAGAATCAAAGACGGCACGGAGATCCTCTCGCGGGGCGCCGATGATCAGGTCGTCGATGCCATCGCCGTTCACGTCGCCCGCCGACGCGACCGAGCGACCCGTCCACGCGGTCTCGGACACGCCATCGAGGCGGAAGCCGTCGACGCCGTCCAGCGATTCGAGTGGGAGACGCGCGGGGAATGGAGCGCCAGCCGTGCCGTCACGACCGAACACCACGAAGGCCGATCCGGGGAGATAGCTCGACCAGCCCCCGTAGGCACCGATCACGAAGTCATCGAACCCGTCACCGTTGAGGTCGCCCGCCGAGGCGACCGAAGAGCCGCTTAGGCGGAGCTCATCGACGCCGTCCAACCGGAAGCCGAGCGCGCCGTCGAGCGCGCCGAGTTCGAGAACAGATGGAAAGGGTTCGGACAATGGCCCCTGGGCGACCGCGAAGCCGGCCAAACCTGAAGTCATCACAATCGCGCCCACGCGTTGGGTGGTTGCTCTTCGCATGCTATGCCCTTCTGGAGCGCGGCTTGCTTCACCGGCTCTCTTCGTCCGCGAATTTCGACACTCTGCATTGATCTTGTGCAGACAAATCGGTCACGATCGGAGCGAACTCGGTCAGGGTCTTGTCATCGATGGAGCGCTCGAGGGCGACGGCGAGGAAAGGGCCCGGGGGTGATTCTTCGCTAAACAGTTCTTTGCTCACATCGGGCAATGCACAGCCGGAGCGAGGCTCACCGGCACCCATCCTCGAACGCCCCCTGGAAGCACAGGAAGTCGAAGATATCGATCGAACCGTCGCCGGTGCAGTCGGCGGCGGGTTCGCCGGCCATGAAGGCGCTCTGGAAGCAGAGGAAGTCGAGGATGTCGAGGGTGCCCGAGCGGTCGCAGTCGGCGATGCACACCGACTCGCAGGCGTCGGGGATGGCGTTGGCGTTGCGGTCGAGCGGGCCGGGCATGAAGTCGAAGCCCTTGGGGTGGTCGAGCTTCGAGTCTCCGCCCTGGACGTAGGCGAAGGTGAGCTTGCCGCTGACGCCGTCGTATTGGAAGATGTGGGGGCGGGTCAGGTGCAGGCCGGCGGTGTGCGGGCCGAGTTCGCCGGCGGGCGGGGGTGCCGTGCGGGCGTGCAGGTTGGCGCTGCTGACGTAGACGTTGCCGTCGGGGCCGAGGCGCAGGCCCCAGGGGTGGCGCAGCTTGAAGTTGAGATCCCCTTCGTTCCACTGGCCGATCAGGGTACCAGTGTCGGCGTGGAACTCGTAGATGCCCCCGTGGATCCAGTATTCACATGCCACCAGACAGCGCACGCCCTGGCCCGCCGGTCGCGGCAGGAACAGGATGCCCCGCGGCTCGCGGATCGTGCGCGGGTCCGGATCGGGCTCGATCGTGATGAACACGCGAACGAACGCGCCCGAGTCGCGATCGAACTCGAGCACGCGGGCATCGTCGGTTGTGACAAAGAGGTTGCCTTCGGGCTTGAACGCCATGGCCCGGGGGCCGACCAAGCCGCCCGCACCCGCCTCGATGAACACGCCTCGGAACGCCCCGGTGTCAAGGTCGTACCTCAGCACGGCATCACCGCCCTGGTCGGCCACCAGCAGCGAGCCATCGGGGGCGAACGCCATGGCCGAGGGCGCGACGAGGCCGCCCGAACCGGGTCGCACGAGGTGGCGGACGTACACGCCCTCGCGGTCGAGCTCGACCACGCTGGCGTTGCCCGCGTCGGCTACGAGCACGCGGCGGTCGGTGGTGATGAGCACGTCGGTGGGATCGACCAGGACGTTCTCGCCCGCCTCGGCGCGGAGCACGCCGCTGCGGTAGTGGTACTCCTTGACCATGCCATCGCCCGAGGACACGGCCCAGAGGCTGTGGGCATGGTCGAGGGCGTCGATGTCCATGATGCCGTCGCCGTCGCAATCCTGGGTGGCGTCGAGCACGCCGTCGCGGTCGATGTCGAGGCTCATGTCGCGGAAGATGTCGGTCCAGTCGGGCACGCCGTTGCCGTCGCGGTCGGCCTGGCACTCGTCGGGGATGCCGTCGCCGTTCTCGTCGTTGCCATTGGCGATGTCCAGGTCGTCGGGGATGCCGTTGGCATTGCAATCGGGCTCGCACTCATCAGGGATGCCGTTGAGGTTGAGGTCGCTGCTGCTTCCGGCGGCGATGTCTTCGGTGTCGAGGATGCCATTCGCATTGCAGTCTTCGCATTCGTCTGGAATGCCGTTGGCGTTGGCGTCCTGGCTTGTGCCCATCATGATGTCGAGGGTGTCGTCGAGGTAGTTCTGGTTGCAATCGAATACGAGTCGGCGCGGGCTGCAGTCGTTGATCTCTTGACGCATGCGCGTGTGGTAGTGCAGGTCGGTGAGGGCGGCACGCCCGCTGAACGTCTGGGCGCAGTAGCTCTGGATGGTGCCCCGCTGGGGTCGCGAATCGGCGATATCGCACCGATCGACTCCGCGGTCGTGGGTGTGTGGTGCGCCGAGGTTGTGGCCGATTTCGTGAGCGGCGATGCGGATGTCCTGGTTGAAGATACCGGGGCTGGTTGGGCTTGACATCTGGCCCGTGGCGTACGCAACCCAGGAATCCGAACCACAGATTCGTGCTCGTCCGCCTGCGCTCGCATCT
It contains:
- a CDS encoding aminotransferase class IV — its product is MIVYLNGKFLPAHEAHIGVFDRGFLFGDGVYEGVRVFDSTVICPDRHVSRMAGGLAEGRVHWDARHLPEICLDLCRRNDITDAFMYVQVTRGCPPPGEPVRARTMAKQGEPTVFAFATPQPEMSHYRHPPTTTLALVQDRRWDRGHLKSISLLGNVLAAYDAQAQGAQEVAMHKDGLLTEACASNIIISVDGKLATPSLDSASILEGATRARCLALDPGIIERPVGVDELLRADEVMLVGTTSIVTSALSVDGKPVGTGTPGPHAQRLLDLVMGDCRAQVETAKEAVAVG
- a CDS encoding trypsin-like peptidase domain-containing protein produces the protein MRRFITLGPAAVVLLTALAALLAAPEIVRRTEAEQAIAQVQLARQELVQDDILLRINRANRAIARSVEPGVVHLMAASRYRAGAAGSGWVYDDDGHILTNAHVVGGADRVSVQLYTGRVMTADVVGVDVFTDIAVLKAEDATGMIALPRATDEMPQQGDRVFAFGSPFNFKFSMSEGIVSGLGRDPNTGAAGSAFTNFIQTDAAVNPGNSGGPLIDVRGRVIGMNVAIATGRSGDSLANPSEGQSAGISFAIPLPTIESVADQLIETGHVARGRLGIAFGGFGRSRAIVDGDDFVGMGVLVGQVTDGGPAERAGILANDIIESIGGQAVPNSQILRAVVNTMRPGKALDVRVWRRGEPIETTVVLDELDALNAIGGPTEQILDDYLGLDIMVDNGGRVYVQRTKDDSLAKRAGLQPGQQIMAVGGVTVDSYEDFLNAIGRSRVSLGRTTTFLVQPRGDEDTREITIHRRR
- a CDS encoding UDP-N-acetylmuramoyl-L-alanine--D-glutamate ligase, producing the protein MRDLTGQRITVMGLGRFGGGLGVAKWLHTQGAKVFVTDLADADTLAGPLAELPEGIETRVGEHVEADFTSPDLVVASPAVAKPWTNAYLNAAQNAGVPITTEIGLAIERLPDRTRIIGVTGTAGKSTTSAMLARAHEAADQRVHLGGNIGGSLLEADIQPNDFIVLELSSFMLHWLGQANWSPGTAVVTNLAPNHLDWHETIEHYEQSKRHIAAHQQPGDLLLTDLWPDLTTATRVRPTDDLPRLALPGSHNQANAATALAAATATLERLGIPHDREAMIRAITNFPGLPHRLQLVATHAGVSFYNDSKCTTPQAVALAVDALADRIPKTNIHLIAGGADKGVDLSPISAISRTIGSLHTIGATGPGICKLTAGGKVARHGTLDEAFRAAVGEASENHAVLLSPGCASWDQFTNYEERGDKFADLVHRWIAANPGRVQPTQAD
- a CDS encoding integrin alpha, with translation MRRATTQRVGAIVMTSGLAGFAVAQGPLSEPFPSVLELGALDGALGFRLDGVDELRLSGSSVASAGDLNGDGFDDFVIGAYGGWSSYLPGSAFVVFGRDGTAGAPFPARLPLESLDGVDGFRLDGVSETAWTGRSVASAGDVNGDGIDDLIIGAPREDLRAVFDSGSSYVVFGREFATGAAFPARLDLASLDGTDGFRMDGESPTDSVGRSVAAAGDVNGDGIDDMVIGAPFTNIGGFTDAGSAYIVFGRDTKTAGAFPAAFGLESLDGSNGFRINGVSELSFTGFAVSSAGDLNADGVGDVIIGASNSRSTFVVFGQDASHAFTSVLSVADLDGINGFRLNDADYRTSSGYSVAGAGDVNADGIDDVIIGAYSTDAGGLATAGASFVVFGRDSRAGHAFPLDLELASLDGLDGFRIDGADAFDRSGTSVALAGDLNGDGIDDLAIGAPGPWEGDPRPPGAGFVLFGRNGPAGDVFPATIGLASLDGRIGLRLDGESERDEAGTSIASAGDINGDGMADLIVGAPWASPRGSSWAGSTYVVYGRSVRGCPADLDGDGVLTVFDFLAFFNLFQDGDPQADFDGDGELTLFDFLAFQDAFDAGCES
- a CDS encoding YdjY domain-containing protein, producing the protein MARDTERPPAPEPSQTVTLAQGLRLNRTERWIELDGFVPIDVREQDRTGYTLIRYLECIAVTPASGKDHEALMVTSVRPSTIHAALLTIGLEPGAPAGIIWDGQSAIATPATGDPVRITYRIAEQPAPGNPIAHYITHADTGEAFDEQSLGETPQWVFAGSLIENGSDYAADSEGLTIGLHTFGTELVALRMAISPDSFIQPPEWIAHPELTPPFGTDVTIRIAAKN
- a CDS encoding M12 family metallo-peptidase, encoding MKLHTSLCAAVASFMFASTGVAADQTTVEFARQSTQASGVAVTSIDAAPLARREAVRFARFPLPDGATADLNLEPFRVFAPGARIVVVDEAGQRPADFDPASITFWRGSVEGRPGSHVFLSVADGSTIGRIEMGASQPTYVVSSNGGDPRNGGVALGEGQIVVFEAAGTFGPQIAPTLCGTATGTHDSIAPVGPYTPAPAGGLRMARLAVDSDFAFYELFNDERAALTYLAQLYATTSDLTIRDVNVRLDLIFLRLFITRASDPYEPTGATFPGAIPREIDRDVAQLMSGRKDASAGGRARICGSDSWVAYATGQMSSPTSPGIFNQDIRIAAHEIGHNLGAPHTHDRGVDRCDIADSRPQRGTIQSYCAQTFSGRAALTDLHYHTRMRQEINDCSPRRLVFDCNQNYLDDTLDIMMGTSQDANANGIPDECEDCNANGILDTEDIAAGSSSDLNLNGIPDECEPDCNANGIPDDLDIANGNDENGDGIPDECQADRDGNGVPDWTDIFRDMSLDIDRDGVLDATQDCDGDGIMDIDALDHAHSLWAVSSGDGMVKEYHYRSGVLRAEAGENVLVDPTDVLITTDRRVLVADAGNASVVELDREGVYVRHLVRPGSGGLVAPSAMAFAPDGSLLVADQGGDAVLRYDLDTGAFRGVFIEAGAGGLVGPRAMAFKPEGNLFVTTDDARVLEFDRDSGAFVRVFITIEPDPDPRTIREPRGILFLPRPAGQGVRCLVACEYWIHGGIYEFHADTGTLIGQWNEGDLNFKLRHPWGLRLGPDGNVYVSSANLHARTAPPPAGELGPHTAGLHLTRPHIFQYDGVSGKLTFAYVQGGDSKLDHPKGFDFMPGPLDRNANAIPDACESVCIADCDRSGTLDILDFLCFQSAFMAGEPAADCTGDGSIDIFDFLCFQGAFEDGCR
- the priA gene encoding primosomal protein N' produces the protein MTAPGLFKDDRPTPAGPFLAVALERSIDGKTLTYAPPAESEEAANALVGRACMAPLGRGGKGGTPTRGVIVGVGGAELLDGFDPSKVRRLLAVSDARLPEGVLELGRWIAEYYACPLGMTLAAMLPAAVKKAVGRKERVALRPSEPTPNEPLAQARGHQRPKDEGGDPTAIPPARAGGSLKLPPTTKKAFVGLGEIPADAWPLEERDLVHRLGLKNASPIRRLVTLGLLEEITLTDVVARTQDATPLALDTTPAPTPTQEQEAVIDGVPLEGFSTHLLFGVTGSGKTEVYLQLLDRVLASGKSGIVLVPEIALTPQLSSRFIARFAPQLGERGVAVLHSGLSAGQRHRAWDAVSRGLARVVVGPRSALFAPLTNVGLIVVDEEHASDYKQDQAPRYHGRDAAIKRAQIEGCPVLLGSATPSLESWRNAQLNRSTLWRMPTRAPGSAGLPMVEVVDLAEERKASRQRGHRMELLGPTLEIALRQTLDDGGQAVMLLNRRGFARVVACPDAMCGWTLNCDSCSAAMVFHRKGVMSRRGLVRCHHCLAEQMMPKSCPVCAKKTILLGRGTQRLEDELVDMIGLRESEIARMDGDTMNRAADYQGVLTRIADGSIKVLLGTQMIAKGLDFPNIRLVGVVDADTALGIADWRCQERTFQLVSQVAGRAGRGTKPGRVIVQTLSPDLPSIQAAAAHDYERFAKDELEVRQHAHLPPFTRAAWIVARDRHYDKAEARAHAIAQRLHDAFGDKARVEGPAPAPLERAHDEYRVGLEVYAASAGILRDGLLKIRAEHGLVSDAHVAVDVDPVSIW